One Nitrospirae bacterium CG2_30_53_67 genomic region harbors:
- a CDS encoding 4-oxalocrotonate tautomerase: MPYVNLKLLGKLSREQKAKIVKEFSETLERVAGKPSEHTYIVIEEVEKENWGKGGKLFSDM, encoded by the coding sequence ATGCCTTACGTGAATCTGAAGCTTCTGGGCAAGCTGTCCAGGGAACAGAAGGCCAAGATTGTGAAGGAGTTTTCCGAGACCCTCGAACGGGTGGCCGGCAAGCCGAGCGAACACACCTACATCGTGATCGAAGAGGTCGAGAAGGAAAACTGGGGCAAGGGGGGCAAACTCTTTTCGGATATGTAG